A DNA window from Drosophila sechellia strain sech25 chromosome X, ASM438219v1, whole genome shotgun sequence contains the following coding sequences:
- the LOC6618112 gene encoding probable Ras GTPase-activating protein isoform X4, giving the protein MNCGALRAISDEVQMQTVNSTTPQQRKMHSMPRTAPQNSQNSQNSTPNPATRTMEQQPPPTSALRRSTMPRGRGLASCLRGERDDAPTPPIHGTMNTDVEIVQALQLMKGSEQERVSGTGSCASTLEATGRSEYKSKTLPRIHFDTTLNDTSLNEDTSYEKACRRGSAPTTPILGSKQHQTEHNATSRFTNFFSKKSNPLKRTKSVTKLERTKRGSGGLRGSRSHESLLSSHAVMSTIDLSCTGAVGVAPVHQSVLGRRHCFQVRGGPRGERYYSCGSRQERDLWIYSLRKSIAPNAEHTRRTDNSLKMWVYEAKNLPPKKRYFCELQLDKTLYGRTSVKLQTDLLFWGEHFDFPDIPEINVITVNVFREVDKKKKRDKYQFVGSVKIPVHDVTSRLPCEQWYPILSDKAGDSLGRTSGGGGSGSKDKEQLPTLRIKCRFQSTDILPINVYANFLAYLKENYKRVCETLEPVIGVKAKEDIGQALVLLMHAQGLAGAFLTDVVALDLLRVGDQRLTFRGNSLATKSMEAFLKLTGEQYLQDTLSAPINELIQSERDCEVDPTKTSGSSAGSLQRQQAALRGAVRGAWQCIFESHKHFPAQLRNCFATFRERLQQLGRQDMADNLISASIFLRFLCPAILSPSLFNITSELPSARATRNLTLVAKTLQTLANFTRFQGKENFMEFLNDFLEQEAARMQQFLEIISTRPEHPAPDSILDWAGYIDQGKQLSILHSLLSESLAKLPEARQHELDPLQHILDEISRAKEHGMGTALPGGYLPATSSTHSIASENQENRNPGSSGSHTGSNSEQLLPQQSQLAQPQHAIVSKPLSAERGIMRGVLTPNSLEKNIFRYNDPTVNGLLQQQQQQQQQQQQQQQQQQHQQLQQHGHQQQPHHQHPLQMLSNSQTSIAGNQYMSSPGGLQHAQSQTSMASSSLNGSSSNLLHGHQQHAHHTQQLHPHHCPPAPQTSASSTMERMDRMNYPYMSHNGNDYETSTPSSTRSRTLPRNGNPNANGNVGSSNNNQSGSYDDMHGEFQIQISGFDTSSAFVCKSPTPMMKSSLGPAGAGRSHHKLNLGIPDHSGGYVRGNNMNPNSNMPKNLEDLDDLFKYAEEHDVAEPANHHHNNQGQQNHQGHLKPAAVPGKEQLSAKSSHCSSGYQSISTNPSPSQSSSPVESQLKAAMGSHNAPLAFKNPSYQLQPQTGSSRSSAQSNPHQQQQQQQFGSRLKPIGGGLVAARAAFLNSGGALEAATLTPSSSDEQLSADNYFSYAAAAAAGAGIATKLEAQRSLSGGSSSSTSASASTSNLGKSGASSAYGRLNGPLKREDVYGSGYGGSSGNVGYGLSTSSAAGHHQHPHQQQQNPMQQQQQRERDQELKQYAGSVAGSVGSGTSAAQRRLSLDSARTLSDSSTDTEGHCNQLQEGKRRRQLRSSGGSGGGGAGSEQGLGKSYDQNGEIQLLQQTLDTLCHTLDRDEAELRDSSDELFGLQRPAGSNGSNNLSLQSESTMRSIIDRLITMEEELRREQLKMSLALSHKQRVIEEQGQQIAALDAANSRLLSALTALRQRYETQQQQQQQHQAPPKTQKPQ; this is encoded by the exons ATGAATTGCGGTGCTTTGCGGGCAATAAGCGACGAGGTGCAAATGCAGACGGTGAACTCGACGACTCCGCAACAGAGGAAGATGCACTCCATGCCGCGCACTGCCCCCCAGAATTCCCAGAACTCGCAGAACTCCACGCCAAATCCAGCCACGCGAACCATGGAACAGCAGCCACCGCCGACTTCGGCACTGCGGAGGAGCACAATGCCCCGTGGTCGGGGATTGGCCTCCTGTTTGAGGGGCGAGCGGGATGATGCACCCACGCCGCCCATTCACGGAACGATGAACACCGATGTGGAGATAGTGCAGGCGCTGCAGCTGATGAAGGGCAGCGAGCAGGAGCGAGTGTCTGGGACAGGATCGTGTGCCTCCACTCTGGAGGCCACGGGCAGGA GTGAGTACAAGTCGAAGACACTGCCTCGCATACATTTCGATACGACGTTAAACGATACATCGCTGAACGAAG ATACGTCCTATGAGAAGGCGTGCCGCCGTGGATCAGCGCCCACCACGCCCATTTTGGGCAGCAAACAGCACCAGACGGAGCACAATGCCACCTCGCGTTTCACCAACTTCTTTTCCAAAAA ATCCAATCCTTTGAAGCGGACCAAGTCGGTGACCAAGCTGGAGCGGACCAAGCGCGGATCCGGCGGACTGAGGGGCTCCCGCTCGCACGAGAGTTTGCTGTCCAGTCACGCCGTCATGTCCACCATAG ATCTCTCGTGCACtggggcggtgggcgtggcgccCGTGCACCAGTCGGTTCTGGGACGTCGTCACTGTTTCCAGGTACGGGGCGGGCCTCGTGGCGAGCGGTACTACTCATGCGGATCGCGCCAGGAGCGCGACCTTTGGATCTACTCGCTGCGCAAGTCGATCGCTCCAAATGCAGAGCACACGCGTCGCACGGACAACTCGCTGAAGATGTGGGTGTACGAGGCGAAGAATCTGCCGCCCAAGAAACGTTACTTTTGCGAACTGCAACTGGACAAGACGCTGTACGGCCGGACTTCGGTGAAGCTGCAGACGGATCTGCTGTTTTGGGGGGAGCACTTCGATTTCCCCGACATACCCGAGATTAATGTGATCACTGTAAACGTTTTCCGTGAGGTggacaagaagaagaagcgggACAAATACCAGTTTGTGGGATCGGTGAAGATACCCGTGCACGATGTCACCTCCAGATTGCCCTGCGAGCAATGGTATCCCATACTGAGCGACAAGGCCGGCGACAGTCTGGGTAGGACCtcgggcggcggcggcagtggGTCCAAGGACAAGGAGCAGTTGCCCACGCTGAGGATCAAGTGCCGTTTCCAGAGCACCGACATCCTGCCCATCAATGTGTACGCCAACTTTTTGGCCTACCTTAAGGAGAACTACAAGCGCGTGTGCGAGACCCTGGAGCCGGTGATCGGAGTCAAGGCCAAGGAGGACATTGGACAGGCACTGGTGCTGCTGATGCACGCACAGGGATTGGCGGGCGCCTTCCTCACCGATGTGGTGGCCCTCGATCTGCTGCGAGTTGGCGATCAGAGGCTTACGTTCAGGGGCAACTCCTTGGCCACCAAGAGCATGGAGGCATTCCTCAAGCTGACGGGCGAACAGTATCTGCAGGACACACTATCCGCACCCATAAACGAGCTGATTCAGTCGGAGAGGGACTGCGAAGTGGATCCCACCAAGACGAGCGGTTCGTCGGCGGGCTCGCTGCAGCGACAGCAGGCCGCCTTGCGCGGCGCGGTccgaggggcgtggcagtgcaTCTTTGAATCGCACAAGCATTTCCCCGCCCAGTTGCGCAATTGCTTTGCCACGTTCCGGGAGCGCTTGCAGCAGCTTGGCCGTCAGGATATGGCCGACAACCTGATCTCGGCGAGCATTTTCCTGCGCTTTCTGTGCCCGGCCATCCTGTCGCCGTCGCTCTTCAACATCACCAGCGAACTGCCGTCCGCACGGGCCACCCGCAATCTCACACTGGTGGCCAAGACCCTGCAAACATTGGCCAACTTCACCCGCTTCCAGGGCAAGGAGAACTTTATGGAGTTTCTCAACGATTTCCTCGAGCAGGAGGCCGCTCGCATGCAACAGTTTCTGGAGATTATATCCACGCGGCCGGAGCACCCAGCTCCGGACTCGATCCTCGATTGGGCCGGTTACATCGACCAGGGGAAACAGTTGTCCATACTACACAGTTTGCTCAGCGAAAGCCTGGCCAAGCTGCCGGAGGCCAGGCAGCACGAGCTGGATCCGTTGCAGCACATTCTCGATGAAATCAGCCGAGCCAAAGAGCATGGTATGGGCACAGCACTGCCGGGTGGATATTTGCCGGCCACCTCGTCCACGCACTCGATAGCCAGCGAGAATCAGGAGAATCGCAATCCGGGATCCTCGGGCTCGCACACCGGCTCCAACTCGGAGCAGTTACTGCCACAACAAAGCCAGTTGGCCCAGCCGCAGCATGCAATTGTTAGTAAACCATTGTCTGCGGAGCGCGGCATCATGCGAGGAGTACTTACGCCGAATTCTCTGGAGAAAAATATCTTTAGGTACAATGATCCCACGGTTAATGgcttactgcagcagcagcaacaacagcagcagcagcagcaacagcagcagcagcagcagcaacatcagcagctgcaacagcatggccaccagcaacagcCGCACCACCAGCATCCACTCCAGATGCTCTCCAATTCACAAACCTCCATTGCCGGCAACCAATATATGAGTTCGCCGGGAGGCCTGCAGCATGCCCAATCGCAGACCTCGATGGCATCCTCATCGCTAAAtgggagcagcagcaatttGCTGCACGGCCACCAGCAGCATGCCCATCACACGCAGCAGCTGCATCCACATCACTGCCCGCCGGCGCCACAGACCAGTGCCTCCAGCACCATGGAACGCATGGATCGCATGAACTATCCGTATATGTCGCACAATGGCAATGACTACGAGACCAGCACGCCTTCGAGCACTCGCTCCAGGACACTGCCACGGAATGGAAATCCCAATGCCAATGGCAACgtgggcagcagcaacaataaccaGAGCGGCAGCTACGATGACATGCACGGGGAGTTCCAAATCCAGATCTCTGGGTTCGATACGAGCAGTGCTTTTGTCTGCAAGTCGCCCACACCCATGATGAAATCCAGTTTGGGACCAGCGGGGGCCGGACGAAGCCATCACAAACTGAATTTGGGAATACCCGATCACTCAGGTGGCTATGTGCGGGGTAACAATATGAATCCCAACTCGAATATGCCCAAGAACTTGGAGGATCTGGACGATCTGTTCAAGTACGCTGAGGAGCATGACGTGGCGGAGCCAGCGAACCATCACCATAACAACCAGGGTCAGCAGAACCACCAGGGTCATCTGAAGCCGGCCGCCGTTCCCGGCAAGGAGCAGCTGTCGGCGAAAAGCAGTCACTGCAGCTCTGGCTACCAGAGCATCTCCACAAATCCCTCGCCCTCGCAGTCCTCCAGTCCCGTGGAGAGCCAGCTGAAGGCCGCGATGGGCAGTCACAATGCGCCGCTGGCCTTCAAGAATCCCTCCTATCAGCTTCAGCCCCAAACTGGCTCGTCCAGATCATCGGCACAGAGTAATccacaccagcagcagcaacaacaacagtttGGCAGCCGCTTGAAACCAATTGGAGGTGGACTGGTGGCCGCGAGGGCGGCTTTCCTCAACAGTGGCGGAGCCTTGGAGGCGGCCACTTTAACGCCCAGCTCCTCGGACGAACAGCTGTCGGCGGATAATTACTTCAGTTATGCAgcggctgcagctgctggaGCGGGTATTGCCACCAAATTGGAGGCTCAACGCTCGCTCAGCGGCGGCAGTAGCTCCTCCACCTCAGCATCTGCGTCCACCTCGAATCTGGGCAAGAGCGGCGCTTCATCCGCCTACGGGCGGCTGAATGGGCCGCTTAAGCGCGAGGATGTTTACGGCAGTGGCTACGGCGGCAGCAGTGGAAATGTGGGCTATGGCTTGTCCACTTCCAGTGCCGCGGGACACCATCAACAtccccaccagcagcagcagaatccgatgcagcagcaacagcagaggGAACGGGATCAGGAACTAAAGCAGTATGCCGGCAGTGTGGCGGGCAGCGTGGGATCGGGCACATCAGCGGCTCAGAGGCGCCTGAGCTTGGACTCGGCGCGCACGCTCTCCGACAGCAGCACGGATACAGAGG GACACTGCAACCAATTGCAGGAGGGCAAGCGACGCAGGCAGTTGCGCAGCAGTGGCGGCAGCGGCGGAGGAGGCGCCGGTTCTGAGCAGGGACTGGGCAAGAGCTATGACCAGAACGGAGAAATCCAGCTGCTGCAACAGACGCTGGACACGCTCTGCCACACGCTGGACCGGGATGAGGCCGAGCTTCGCGACTCCAGCGACGAGCTGTTCGGCCTGCAGCGCCCGGCGGGCAGCAATGGATCGAACAATCTTAGCCTGCAGTCGGAGTCCACTATGCGCAGCATCATCGACAG ACTCATCACcatggaggaggagctgcGACGCGAGCAGCTGAAGATGTCGCTGGCGCTGTCGCACAAGCAGCGCGTGATCGAGGAGCAGGGCCAGCAGATCGCGGCACTGGATGCGGCCAACAGCCGGCTGCTGAGTGCCCTGACCGCCCTGCGCCAGCGGTACGAgacccagcagcagcagcaacagcagcaccaaGCACCACCAAAGACCCAGAAGCCACAGTGA
- the LOC6618112 gene encoding probable Ras GTPase-activating protein isoform X3, translating to MNCGALRAISDEVQMQTVNSTTPQQRKMHSMPRTAPQNSQNSQNSTPNPATRTMEQQPPPTSALRRSTMPRGRGLASCLRGERDDAPTPPIHGTMNTDVEIVQALQLMKGSEQERVSGTGSCASTLEATGRSEYKSKTLPRIHFDTTLNDTSLNEDTSYEKACRRGSAPTTPILGSKQHQTEHNATSRFTNFFSKKSNPLKRTKSVTKLERTKRGSGGLRGSRSHESLLSSHAVMSTIDLSCTGAVGVAPVHQSVLGRRHCFQVRGGPRGERYYSCGSRQERDLWIYSLRKSIAPNAEHTRRTDNSLKMWVYEAKNLPPKKRYFCELQLDKTLYGRTSVKLQTDLLFWGEHFDFPDIPEINVITVNVFREVDKKKKRDKYQFVGSVKIPVHDVTSRLPCEQWYPILSDKAGDSLGRTSGGGGSGSKDKEQLPTLRIKCRFQSTDILPINVYANFLAYLKENYKRVCETLEPVIGVKAKEDIGQALVLLMHAQGLAGAFLTDVVALDLLRVGDQRLTFRGNSLATKSMEAFLKLTGEQYLQDTLSAPINELIQSERDCEVDPTKTSGSSAGSLQRQQAALRGAVRGAWQCIFESHKHFPAQLRNCFATFRERLQQLGRQDMADNLISASIFLRFLCPAILSPSLFNITSELPSARATRNLTLVAKTLQTLANFTRFQGKENFMEFLNDFLEQEAARMQQFLEIISTRPEHPAPDSILDWAGYIDQGKQLSILHSLLSESLAKLPEARQHELDPLQHILDEISRAKEHGMGTALPGGYLPATSSTHSIASENQENRNPGSSGSHTGSNSEQLLPQQSQLAQPQHAIVSKPLSAERGIMRGVLTPNSLEKNIFRYNDPTVNGLLQQQQQQQQQQQQQQQQQQHQQLQQHGHQQQPHHQHPLQMLSNSQTSIAGNQYMSSPGGLQHAQSQTSMASSSLNGSSSNLLHGHQQHAHHTQQLHPHHCPPAPQTSASSTMERMDRMNYPYMSHNGNDYETSTPSSTRSRTLPRNGNPNANGNVGSSNNNQSGSYDDMHGEFQIQISGFDTSSAFVCKSPTPMMKSSLGPAGAGRSHHKLNLGIPDHSGGYVRGNNMNPNSNMPKNLEDLDDLFKYAEEHDVAEPANHHHNNQGQQNHQGHLKPAAVPGKEQLSAKSSHCSSGYQSISTNPSPSQSSSPVESQLKAAMGSHNAPLAFKNPSYQLQPQTGSSRSSAQSNPHQQQQQQQFGSRLKPIGGGLVAARAAFLNSGGALEAATLTPSSSDEQLSADNYFSYAAAAAAGAGIATKLEAQRSLSGGSSSSTSASASTSNLGKSGASSAYGRLNGPLKREDVYGSGYGGSSGNVGYGLSTSSAAGHHQHPHQQQQNPMQQQQQRERDQELKQYAGSVAGSVGSGTSAAQRRLSLDSARTLSDSSTDTEGHCNQLQEGKRRRQLRSSGGSGGGGAGSEQGLGKSYDQNGEIQLLQQTLDTLCHTLDRDEAELRDSSDELFGLQRPAGSNGSNNLSLQSESTMRSIIDSFFQSSCRLITMEEELRREQLKMSLALSHKQRVIEEQGQQIAALDAANSRLLSALTALRQRYETQQQQQQQHQAPPKTQKPQ from the exons ATGAATTGCGGTGCTTTGCGGGCAATAAGCGACGAGGTGCAAATGCAGACGGTGAACTCGACGACTCCGCAACAGAGGAAGATGCACTCCATGCCGCGCACTGCCCCCCAGAATTCCCAGAACTCGCAGAACTCCACGCCAAATCCAGCCACGCGAACCATGGAACAGCAGCCACCGCCGACTTCGGCACTGCGGAGGAGCACAATGCCCCGTGGTCGGGGATTGGCCTCCTGTTTGAGGGGCGAGCGGGATGATGCACCCACGCCGCCCATTCACGGAACGATGAACACCGATGTGGAGATAGTGCAGGCGCTGCAGCTGATGAAGGGCAGCGAGCAGGAGCGAGTGTCTGGGACAGGATCGTGTGCCTCCACTCTGGAGGCCACGGGCAGGA GTGAGTACAAGTCGAAGACACTGCCTCGCATACATTTCGATACGACGTTAAACGATACATCGCTGAACGAAG ATACGTCCTATGAGAAGGCGTGCCGCCGTGGATCAGCGCCCACCACGCCCATTTTGGGCAGCAAACAGCACCAGACGGAGCACAATGCCACCTCGCGTTTCACCAACTTCTTTTCCAAAAA ATCCAATCCTTTGAAGCGGACCAAGTCGGTGACCAAGCTGGAGCGGACCAAGCGCGGATCCGGCGGACTGAGGGGCTCCCGCTCGCACGAGAGTTTGCTGTCCAGTCACGCCGTCATGTCCACCATAG ATCTCTCGTGCACtggggcggtgggcgtggcgccCGTGCACCAGTCGGTTCTGGGACGTCGTCACTGTTTCCAGGTACGGGGCGGGCCTCGTGGCGAGCGGTACTACTCATGCGGATCGCGCCAGGAGCGCGACCTTTGGATCTACTCGCTGCGCAAGTCGATCGCTCCAAATGCAGAGCACACGCGTCGCACGGACAACTCGCTGAAGATGTGGGTGTACGAGGCGAAGAATCTGCCGCCCAAGAAACGTTACTTTTGCGAACTGCAACTGGACAAGACGCTGTACGGCCGGACTTCGGTGAAGCTGCAGACGGATCTGCTGTTTTGGGGGGAGCACTTCGATTTCCCCGACATACCCGAGATTAATGTGATCACTGTAAACGTTTTCCGTGAGGTggacaagaagaagaagcgggACAAATACCAGTTTGTGGGATCGGTGAAGATACCCGTGCACGATGTCACCTCCAGATTGCCCTGCGAGCAATGGTATCCCATACTGAGCGACAAGGCCGGCGACAGTCTGGGTAGGACCtcgggcggcggcggcagtggGTCCAAGGACAAGGAGCAGTTGCCCACGCTGAGGATCAAGTGCCGTTTCCAGAGCACCGACATCCTGCCCATCAATGTGTACGCCAACTTTTTGGCCTACCTTAAGGAGAACTACAAGCGCGTGTGCGAGACCCTGGAGCCGGTGATCGGAGTCAAGGCCAAGGAGGACATTGGACAGGCACTGGTGCTGCTGATGCACGCACAGGGATTGGCGGGCGCCTTCCTCACCGATGTGGTGGCCCTCGATCTGCTGCGAGTTGGCGATCAGAGGCTTACGTTCAGGGGCAACTCCTTGGCCACCAAGAGCATGGAGGCATTCCTCAAGCTGACGGGCGAACAGTATCTGCAGGACACACTATCCGCACCCATAAACGAGCTGATTCAGTCGGAGAGGGACTGCGAAGTGGATCCCACCAAGACGAGCGGTTCGTCGGCGGGCTCGCTGCAGCGACAGCAGGCCGCCTTGCGCGGCGCGGTccgaggggcgtggcagtgcaTCTTTGAATCGCACAAGCATTTCCCCGCCCAGTTGCGCAATTGCTTTGCCACGTTCCGGGAGCGCTTGCAGCAGCTTGGCCGTCAGGATATGGCCGACAACCTGATCTCGGCGAGCATTTTCCTGCGCTTTCTGTGCCCGGCCATCCTGTCGCCGTCGCTCTTCAACATCACCAGCGAACTGCCGTCCGCACGGGCCACCCGCAATCTCACACTGGTGGCCAAGACCCTGCAAACATTGGCCAACTTCACCCGCTTCCAGGGCAAGGAGAACTTTATGGAGTTTCTCAACGATTTCCTCGAGCAGGAGGCCGCTCGCATGCAACAGTTTCTGGAGATTATATCCACGCGGCCGGAGCACCCAGCTCCGGACTCGATCCTCGATTGGGCCGGTTACATCGACCAGGGGAAACAGTTGTCCATACTACACAGTTTGCTCAGCGAAAGCCTGGCCAAGCTGCCGGAGGCCAGGCAGCACGAGCTGGATCCGTTGCAGCACATTCTCGATGAAATCAGCCGAGCCAAAGAGCATGGTATGGGCACAGCACTGCCGGGTGGATATTTGCCGGCCACCTCGTCCACGCACTCGATAGCCAGCGAGAATCAGGAGAATCGCAATCCGGGATCCTCGGGCTCGCACACCGGCTCCAACTCGGAGCAGTTACTGCCACAACAAAGCCAGTTGGCCCAGCCGCAGCATGCAATTGTTAGTAAACCATTGTCTGCGGAGCGCGGCATCATGCGAGGAGTACTTACGCCGAATTCTCTGGAGAAAAATATCTTTAGGTACAATGATCCCACGGTTAATGgcttactgcagcagcagcaacaacagcagcagcagcagcaacagcagcagcagcagcagcaacatcagcagctgcaacagcatggccaccagcaacagcCGCACCACCAGCATCCACTCCAGATGCTCTCCAATTCACAAACCTCCATTGCCGGCAACCAATATATGAGTTCGCCGGGAGGCCTGCAGCATGCCCAATCGCAGACCTCGATGGCATCCTCATCGCTAAAtgggagcagcagcaatttGCTGCACGGCCACCAGCAGCATGCCCATCACACGCAGCAGCTGCATCCACATCACTGCCCGCCGGCGCCACAGACCAGTGCCTCCAGCACCATGGAACGCATGGATCGCATGAACTATCCGTATATGTCGCACAATGGCAATGACTACGAGACCAGCACGCCTTCGAGCACTCGCTCCAGGACACTGCCACGGAATGGAAATCCCAATGCCAATGGCAACgtgggcagcagcaacaataaccaGAGCGGCAGCTACGATGACATGCACGGGGAGTTCCAAATCCAGATCTCTGGGTTCGATACGAGCAGTGCTTTTGTCTGCAAGTCGCCCACACCCATGATGAAATCCAGTTTGGGACCAGCGGGGGCCGGACGAAGCCATCACAAACTGAATTTGGGAATACCCGATCACTCAGGTGGCTATGTGCGGGGTAACAATATGAATCCCAACTCGAATATGCCCAAGAACTTGGAGGATCTGGACGATCTGTTCAAGTACGCTGAGGAGCATGACGTGGCGGAGCCAGCGAACCATCACCATAACAACCAGGGTCAGCAGAACCACCAGGGTCATCTGAAGCCGGCCGCCGTTCCCGGCAAGGAGCAGCTGTCGGCGAAAAGCAGTCACTGCAGCTCTGGCTACCAGAGCATCTCCACAAATCCCTCGCCCTCGCAGTCCTCCAGTCCCGTGGAGAGCCAGCTGAAGGCCGCGATGGGCAGTCACAATGCGCCGCTGGCCTTCAAGAATCCCTCCTATCAGCTTCAGCCCCAAACTGGCTCGTCCAGATCATCGGCACAGAGTAATccacaccagcagcagcaacaacaacagtttGGCAGCCGCTTGAAACCAATTGGAGGTGGACTGGTGGCCGCGAGGGCGGCTTTCCTCAACAGTGGCGGAGCCTTGGAGGCGGCCACTTTAACGCCCAGCTCCTCGGACGAACAGCTGTCGGCGGATAATTACTTCAGTTATGCAgcggctgcagctgctggaGCGGGTATTGCCACCAAATTGGAGGCTCAACGCTCGCTCAGCGGCGGCAGTAGCTCCTCCACCTCAGCATCTGCGTCCACCTCGAATCTGGGCAAGAGCGGCGCTTCATCCGCCTACGGGCGGCTGAATGGGCCGCTTAAGCGCGAGGATGTTTACGGCAGTGGCTACGGCGGCAGCAGTGGAAATGTGGGCTATGGCTTGTCCACTTCCAGTGCCGCGGGACACCATCAACAtccccaccagcagcagcagaatccgatgcagcagcaacagcagaggGAACGGGATCAGGAACTAAAGCAGTATGCCGGCAGTGTGGCGGGCAGCGTGGGATCGGGCACATCAGCGGCTCAGAGGCGCCTGAGCTTGGACTCGGCGCGCACGCTCTCCGACAGCAGCACGGATACAGAGG GACACTGCAACCAATTGCAGGAGGGCAAGCGACGCAGGCAGTTGCGCAGCAGTGGCGGCAGCGGCGGAGGAGGCGCCGGTTCTGAGCAGGGACTGGGCAAGAGCTATGACCAGAACGGAGAAATCCAGCTGCTGCAACAGACGCTGGACACGCTCTGCCACACGCTGGACCGGGATGAGGCCGAGCTTCGCGACTCCAGCGACGAGCTGTTCGGCCTGCAGCGCCCGGCGGGCAGCAATGGATCGAACAATCTTAGCCTGCAGTCGGAGTCCACTATGCGCAGCATCATCGACAG TTTCTTTCAATCCTCCTGCAGACTCATCACcatggaggaggagctgcGACGCGAGCAGCTGAAGATGTCGCTGGCGCTGTCGCACAAGCAGCGCGTGATCGAGGAGCAGGGCCAGCAGATCGCGGCACTGGATGCGGCCAACAGCCGGCTGCTGAGTGCCCTGACCGCCCTGCGCCAGCGGTACGAgacccagcagcagcagcaacagcagcaccaaGCACCACCAAAGACCCAGAAGCCACAGTGA